The Streptomyces laurentii region TGGCGGCGGCGCCCTTGATCCGGGCCAGGGCCGCGATGTGGGCCCGCTCCAGGCGCTGGCCGCTCACGGGGAAGTTCTCCACCGCGCGCTGGGTCTGAGCCCGCCATTTGGCGTCGGCCGGCACGCGGACCTCGCCCATGGAGTCGTGCTCGACGCGGTAGCCGCCGGCCGGGGCCTCGTGATTGCTCTCGTTCATCATCCTCAACCTCCTGCAAAAGTTGAGCACTTGTCGTGTTCGACCTATTCCCAAGTCGCTTACCGGCCAGTAAAAACCGTGGGTAACCCCACTTCCAGGAGGCGCAATGCAGCGCACCGGGTACAGACTCCGCTGGCCCATCGCCGTCGCCGCCGCGGCGGCCGCCGCACTCGGCTCGTTCTCCGCCGCCACCCCCGCCGGAGCGGCCGACACGACCACGGTCACGGCGAGGACGGTCACGGCCGCGGCCGGCCAGGCCGTCGTCCCGCTCTCGCCCGAACTGGAGGCGATCCGGGCGGCCGAGGCCACCAAGATCTACGGCAGCCCCGAGGAGCGCCCGCTCACCCAGCGCAAGACCGGCCTGATCTCCCTCGGCGACAGCGAGATCTCCGGCGAGGGCGTCGGCACCTACGAATCGCCGACCAACGGCCCTGACAACTGGTGCCACCGCTCACCCGACGCCGCCATCCACCGCACCGGAATCCCCGCGGACCTCACGTTCAACGTGGCCTGCTCCGGCGCGTACACCGGCAACATCCGCGTCGGCGGCTCGAAGCAGTACGCCGACGAACTCGTCCAGAGCGACAGCCTGGCCGTCAAGGCCCGCAACACCCGCATCAAGATGGTGCTCCTGGTCGCCGGAGCCAACGACGACCTCCAGTTCGGCCCCGTCATGACCGACTGCGTCGAGCGCTACCTGCTCTCCCAGGGCGCCTGCAAGGACAAGTACTCGCCCGGCTGGCAGGCCCGCGTCGACGGGCTCGTACCCAAGGTCGAACAGACCGTGGGCGACCTGCGCGGCGTGATGCGCGACGCCGGATACGCCGACGCCGACTACAAGCTCGTCCTCATGGGCTACCCGAGCCCGATCGGCCCCGACTTCCGCGACAACCCGGACTTCCCCGGCAAGCTGATCTGCGGCGGCATGGGCTACGACGCCGACACCCAGTGGGGCCGCGACGTCGCCGTACCCGCCTTCGAACGCGGCATGCGCAAGGCCGCCGCCGACACCGGCGCCGTCTTCCTCGACAACTCGCGCCTCTTCCACGGCCACGAGGTCTGCACCGAGAACACCTGGGCCCGCGGCCTCTACATCGACCTCTCCAAGCCCGGACTGCCGGACGCCAACTCCGTACGCCAGTCCTTCCACCCCAACGCCCGCGGCCACGCCGCCTTCGCGTCCTGCCTCACCCAGATCTACAACGCCGGCGTGCGCGAGGCCGGCTGCGCGGACGTGAACTCCTCCGGCAGCCCGGTGCTCTTCCCGCTCGCCTGGGACGACGTCTATCAGCCGCTGAAGAACGCCGCCACCGGCAACTGCCTCGACGTCGACGGCTCCAGCTCCGCCAACGACACCGCCGTCCTCGGCTGGGACTGCCACGGCGGCCGCAACCAGAACTGGTGGTACGACACCGCCCGCGCCACCCTGCACACCGGGCTCACCCAGGACCGCTGCCTGGACGTGCGCGGCGGGACGTACGCGGCCGGCACCCCGCTCGTCATCTGGAACTGCCATGGCGGCGCCAACCAGAAGTTCGTCCGCGACGGCGCCACCCTGCGCCCGGCCTCGGCGACCGGTCTGTGCCTGACCCAGGGCGCGGCCAAGGAGCCGGTGCGGTTGCGGAACTGCGACGGCTCGGCGAACCAGCGCTTCGTCTGAGCCGGTGAGCCGCTGAGCCGCCTGATCCGTCTGAACCATCTGATGCGTGTGGTACGCCTCGCCCCTGCCCCTCGCCCCTGCCCGCGCCGTGTCGTCGGCGTGGGTGCGGGGGTACGTGCCGTGGCGGGCCGTCAGGGGAGCGTGACGCTCGTCCGCGCCAGCTCGTACGCGGGAAGCGTCTCCCGGTGCTCCTGGGAGTCGAGGCCGCCCAGGTGGACGATGACCGCGCCCTGCGGGGAGTCGACCGCGAAGGCCCGCCTCGGCATGGTGCCGTCGTCGAGGTCGGGGAGGGCGTACGTGACCTCCACGGCGGGCAGCGCACCACCCTTGACGTCGCGGTAGACGATGTCCGAGGGCTTCTGCTCCGCGCCCACGAATCCTTCGAGGGCCGCGCGCGCCGTCGTGCCCTTGGGGGCGGTCCACACCCGCAGGAAGCCGATGTGCCCGGCGGGCTTGGCGTCCACCTCGCAGCGCATGGTGGCCGGGCCCTTGCGCGCGAGCTCCGCGAACTCGGAGTCCTCGGGCACCTCGACGGCCTTCGGCTCCCAGTCGGTGGCGAGGGTGAAGGACACGGGCAGCTCGCACGCGGTCTTGGGGCCGCCGAGGGAGCCCGCGGCCTTGACGGCGGGCGCGGCCGGGGCGGCGGAGGCGGGCGCCTTGGTGGTGGCGGGCGTCCCGGCGGCGGGTGTGTCCGCGGCGGTGTCCGTCCCGCAGGCGGTCAGCAGACCGGCCGTGAGCAGGGCGAACGCGGCGGGAGCCACGGCCGCCCGGATGGATCTGTCTGGCATATGCCCATCATCCCCGAACGCCCCGGGAGCGCCTTCCGGTTTGTTCGGGGACTCATCGGGGAGCATCGGGGACGCGTCCGGGATGCTCGGCGCCGGCCGGGTCAGGACAGCTTGCCGCCGTAGTCCGGCAGCTTGAAGGTGCGCTCGGCGTGGCCGCCCTCCAGGTCGGTCGTGTTGTTGCCGATGTTCGCGACGATCGTGTAGCCCTTGGCCTCGATCTCCGCGCGCTTGGCCGTCTTGTACGCGCCGACCCCGGTGAACAGGTCGGGCAGCGAGCGCACGTACAGCCCGTCGACCGGGTAGCCGACCTCCTTCAGGTTCCACTCCGTCAGGGACTGGATGATGCCCGGCCGCGCGGTCACGAAGAAGACCGCCGTCCCGCGCGCGTCCGCCTCCCGCACCAGCTCGCGGATCTCCGGGATGGCCGGCGTCGGCAGCTCCCAGAAGGGGTGGAAGTCCGTCTCCAGGGAGGAGTTGTCGATGTCGAGGACGATCGCCTGCTTCTCGCCGGCCTTGGCGTTCTCGGCGCGCTGCTTCAGGTACGGACGCGCCTGCGCGGTCACGGCGGCCACGTCCTGGCGCCAGGTCGTGTAGTCGATGTCCGCGAGCGCGGCGGTCGTGGCCACGTGGGTGTCGGGCGCGGAGGCGGTGGCGGCGGACGCGGACTGCGCCGGGACGACGAGCAGGAGGGCGGTGATGCCGAGTGCGGCGGCCGCTTTGGCCTTGACGGCGGTGGAGGGCATGGAGGGCATGGGGGGCTCCCGGGAGTCGACCGGCTCGGTGCGGACACGTGCTTGTCATGCTCGCGCCCTATCCTGGCCACCAGGCGACGGGAGGGCTACCGGTCGGTAGCGACTTTCTGAGCGATCATCGACGACGCCCCCCGGTCCGGTGACGGAACGAGGGGCGTACACGCGCTCCCGACCGCCCCGCCGGGGAGGTCGGGAGCGCGGAACGGGCAGAGCCCCGGCGAGGCGCCGGGGCTCTGGACGGATCAGGGGGTGTCGCAAGCGAGACCCGGACCCCGCACCGGTATGTGAGTGCGGCGATCCTCGGCCACCCGAAGGCAGCCGCCCGGCGTGGATCAGCCGAGGTTGGGGCCCCGGACCGGGATGGTCGTGAACGTCGGCTCCGGGGCCGGGTTCTGGAAGAAGTCGTTGCCCTTGTCGTCCACGACGATGAACGCCGGGAAGTCCTCGACCTCGATCTTCCAGACCGCCTCCATGCCGAGCTCCTCGTACTCGACGACCTCGACCTTCTTGATGCAGTCCTGCGCGAGGCGCGCCGCCGGGCCGCCGATCGAGCCGAGGTAGAAGCCGCCGTGCGCGTCGCACGCGTCGGTGACCTGCTTGCTGCGGTTGCCCTTGGCCAGCATGACCTTCGAGCCGCCCGCCGCCTGGAACTGCTCCACGTACGAGTCCATCCGGCCGGCCGTCGTCGGGCCGAAGGAGCCGGACGCGTAGCCCTCGGGGGTCTTCGCCGGGCCCGCGTAGTAGACCGGGTGGTCCTTCAGGTACTGCGGCATCTCCTCGCCCGCGTCCAGGCGCTCCTTGATCTTGGCGTGCGCGATGTCGCGCGCCACGACCAGCGGGCCGGTCAGCGAGAGGCGGGTTTTCACCGGGTACTTGGTCAGCTCGGCGAGGATGTCGTCCATCGGCTGGTTGAGGTCGATCTTCACGACCTCGCCCGCGTCCAGGTGGGAGTCCTCGGTGTCCGGCAGGAAGCGCGCCGGGTCGGTCTCCAGCCGCTCCAGGAAGACGCCCTCGGCGGTGATCTTCGCGACGGCCTGGCGGTCGGCCGAGCAGGACACGGCGATCGCGACGGGCAGCGAGGCGCCGTGCCGGGGCAGGCGCACCACGCGCACGTCGTGGCAGAAGTACTTGCCGCCGAACTGCGCGCCGATGCCGATCTTCTGCGTCAGCTCGAAGACCTTCTCCTCCAGCTCCTTGTCGCGGAAGCCGTGGCCGGTCTCGGCGGAGCCCTCGGTGGGCAGCTCGTCCAGGTAGTGCGCGGAGGCGTACTTGGCGGTCTTCAGCGCGAACTCGGCGCTGGTGCCGCCGACCACGATCGCCAGGTGGTACGGCGGGCAGGCCGCCGTGCCGAGCGAACGGATCTTCTCCTCCAGGAACTTCATCATGGAGGCCTCGTTGAGGACCGCCTTGGTCTCCTGGTAGAGGAACGACTTGTTGGCCGAGCCGCCGCCCTTGGCCATGAAGAGGAACTTGTACGCGCCGCCGTCGGTCGCGTACAGCTCGATCTGCGCGGGCAGGTTCGAGCCGGTGTTCTTCTCCTCCCACATGGTCACCGGGGCCATCTGCGAGTAGCGCAGGTTGAGCTTGGTGTACGCGTCGTAGATGCCGCGCGAGAGGGCTTCCTCGTCGCCGCCCTGGGTGAGCACGTTCTGGCCGCGCTTGCCCATGACGATCGCGGTGCCGGTGTCCTGGCACATGGGCAGCACGCCGGCGGCGGCGATGTTGGCGTTCTTGAGGAGGTCGAGCGCCACGAACTTGTCGTTCGCCGACGCCTCCGGGTCGTCGATGATCCGCCGCAGCTGGGCCAGGTGGGCCGGGCGCAGGTAGTGCTGGATGTCGTGGATCGCCTCGGCGGCGAGCGTGCGCAGGGCCTCCGGCTCGACCTTGAGGAACGTCCGGCCGTCGGCCTCGAAGGCGGAGACGCCTTCGGAGGTCACCAGGCGGTACGGCGTGGTGTCCTCTCCGACCGGGAGCAGATCGGAGTACGCAAACTCGGGCATGGGGTGGCCATTCCTCACTCGGCGACAGCTGCGCCGCCTCCGTTGGCGGCGCGCCCTCCAGCGTATGCCGCGCCGGCGGCGGGCGAGGGCGCGGCCCCGGTGCGGTGTGCGGCAGCTCACGGGGAGGGCCGGTGGGGGAGTCTCAAGGACAAGGCGGCACAGGATCGTCCGTACCAGGGGCGGCTTCCCTCTGGTCGCGATCTATCGCGTTTCGCTAGGCTGGGTCCGTGGACCTCGAAAAGCAGCCCCAGCAGCCGGCCGCCCCCGCCGAATCCGCGCCCGCGGCCCGGCCCGACTACGCCGATCCGCAGGGGGCGTTGCGGGCCTCGGACGCCGACCGCGACCGGATCGCGGACATCCTCCGGGAGGCCCTGGCGGAGGGGCGGCTCGACGCGGAGGAGCACTCCGAGCGGGTCGAGGCCGTCTACCGGGCCAAGACCGTCGGCGAGCTGGAGCCGATCGTGCGCGATCTGCCCGCCGCCCATCCGCCGCGGCCGGACGCCGCGTCCTCGGCCGCGTACGGCTACGGGACCGGTACGGACCTGGAGGAGGGCGACGGCCCGGCGGAGACCATGGTCGCGATCTTCTCCGCCTCCACCCGCAAGGGCCGCTGGCGGGTCAGCCGCCGCACCAACGCCTTCGCGCTCTTCGGCAACATCGAGATCGACCTGACCGAGGCGCTCTTCGAGCAGCGGCTCACCACCATCAACGCCACCTCGGTCTTCGGCAACGTCGAGGTCCGCGTCCCGGAGAACGTGACCCTGCGCGGCAGCGGCACCGGCGTCTTCGGCAACTTCGAGGTGACCACGCTGGAGGGCGCCGACCCGCAGGCCCCGGTGATCGTGGTCAACGGGTGGTCGGTCTTCGGCAATGTCGAGGCCCGGCCCAAGCGCGGCAAGTGGATCACCGACCTCCAGGCTCAGGTTCAGGACAAGCTGCGGAAACATCTCGGCCACTGACGCCCGCGATCCGCTTCTGACGGTGACCGGATTTCGCCATCGCCTGTCCGTGCTCCGGAACGCCGGCGCACGCAGTGCATAGGCGCGCGCACAGCGGGTAGGCCTCGTTGCATCGTCGCTCGCCCGCTCGCGGAAGCCGTCGTCAGGAGTAGACCGTGCTGCAGATGCCGCATCAGCCCCTCCGGGTCGCCGCCGTGCCGACCCAGCGCGCCCCCGTCCGGGAGGACGAGGCGGGGCCCTGGCACGCGGAGGCGGTCTGCCGCAGGGACGAGGCCGGTCTCTTCTTCGCTCCCTCCAAGGAGCCCACCGCGGCCCGGCTGTCGCGCGAGGAGGCCGCCAAGCGGGTCTGCGCCCGCTGCCCCGTGATGGTCGAGTGCCGCGAGCACGCCCTGCTGCAGCCGGAGCCGTACGGCGTGTGGGGCGGGCTCACCGCCGCCGAGCGCCGGGTCGTGCTCGCCCGGCGGCGCCGCCGCGAGGTCGAGCTGCGCAAGGCCGCGGCGGCCGAGCGCGTCGCACAGGCCGGCTGACGGTCTGGTCATCTGACCATCTGAGCAGCCACCCGACGGACCGTACGGGCCGAACGTGTCGTACGTGTCGTACGGTCCGAACGCGCCGAACAGGCCGTACGGGCAGGGCCTTCGGACACGCGAAGGGCGCCCCACCGCACAGGGGGCGCCCTTCCTCGTACCGCCGCGCGCCGTCCCGAGGGGGTCCGGCGGCCGGGCGGGTGGTGCTACTTCGCCCGGTCGAAGTCCAGGTTGCTGTACGCGCGCAGCTTCGACAGGCGGTGCGTGGAGTCGATCTGGCGGATCGTGCCCGACTTCGAGCGCATGACGAGCGACTGGGTGGTCGCCGTCTCGCCGCGGTAGCGCACGCCGCGCAGCAGCTCGCCGTCGGTGATGCCGGTGGCGACGAAGAACACGTTCTCGCCGGAGACCAGGTCGCTCGTGGTGAGCACCCGGTCCAGGTCGTGGCCGGCGTCGAGGGCGCGCTGGCGCTCCACGTCGTCCTTGGGCCACAGCTTGCCCTGGATCACACCGCCCAGGCACTTTATGGCGCAGGCCGAGATGATGCCCTCGGGCGTGCCGCCGATGCCCATCAGCAGGTCGACGCCGGTGCCCTCGCGGGCGGCCATGATCGAGCCGGCCACGTCGCCGTCCGAGATGAACTTGATCCGGGCGCCGGTCTCGCGGATCTCCTTGACGATGCCCTCGTGGCGCGGGCGGTCCAGGATGACCACGGTGACGTCCTCGGCCGTCATGCCCTTGGCCTTGGCGACCCGGCGGATGTTGACCGAGACGGGGGCGTTGATGTCGACGAAGTCGGCGGCCTCGGGGCCGGTGACCAGCTTGTCCATGTAGAAGACCGCGGACGGGTCGAACATGGTGCCGCGGTCGGCGGCGGCGAGGACGGCGATCGCGTTCGGCATGCCCTTGGCGTTGAGCGTGGTGCCGTCGATCGGGTCCACCGCGATGTCGACCTCGGCGCTGGTGCCGTCGCCGACGTGCTCCCCGTTGAAGAGCATCGGGGCTTCGTCCTTCTCGCCCTCGCCGATGACGACGACGCCGTTCATCGAGACGGTGGAGATCAGGGTGCGCATGGCGTTCACCGCCGCGCCGTCCGCGCCGTTCTTGTCACCGCGGCCGACCCAGCGGCCCGCGGCCATGGCGGCGGCCTCGGTGACGCGGACCAGTTCGAGGGCCAGGTTGCGGTCGGGGGCCTCCGGGGAGACCTCCAGCTCGGGCGGAAGGTGGTGGTGCTCGGACATCGAAGCGCACCTTTCTGTACGGCGACGGCGACGGCCGGAAAACAAGAGGGTTCCTGTGACTCTATCGTCAGGTCGATAAAATGAGCAGAGGGGCCCACGTATGAGCACGCGGTCGTGATGCGACCATGGGGGCGTGGCAGGTAAGCGAGGCAGGCAGACGGTACGCGGGATGTTCCAGTCCCTCGGGGTGATCGCGATCGCCGCGGGTGTGATGTATCTCTTCATTCCGCACGATGAGGCAGCGACCCCGGTGAAGGCGAAGGACTACCGGGTGGAGCTGCTGACGGCCCAGCGCGCGGCGCCGTATCCGGTGCTCGCGCCCCAGGGGCTCGGCAAGGACTGGAAGGCGACGGTCGTCTCGTACAAGCGCGAGGACGGCAACGCCTGGCGGCTCGGCTTCCTGGACCCGGACACGCAGTACGTGGCCGTGAACCAGTCCACGAAGGACCCGCGGAAGTACGTCCCCGAGGTCACGCTGAAGGCCACGAACACCGGCAAGACGCAGCGGGTCGGCGGCCAGGAGTGGCAGCGCTGGGAGGGCCCGAAGTACGACGCGCTCGTGCGCACCGAGAACGGCGCGACGACGGTCGTGGCCGGCACGGCGTCGTTCGAGCGGCTGGCCGAGATGGCGGGCTCGCTGGAGGCCCAGGAGACGAGGGCGTAATCCCCGCGAAGGCGTAGTACCCGCGATGCGGCGCGGCCCCGTGCGTACGAGGAAGCGCCTCTGCTCGCACGAGGCGACGCCTCTGTTCGTGCGAGGAAGTCCCCATTTGTACGAGGAAGCCCCCGGCGCGTCCAGCGCACCGGGGGCTTCCTCACGTACGGGCGGCTCAGACGGTGGTGATGACCTCGTCGAGCTCCAGGCGCGGGGAGCGCGGGAACCAGGCGTCCTCGCCCGGCTTGCCGATGTTGACGACCATCAGCGGGGTGTGGTCCTCGTCCAGGAACTCCTTCTGGACACCGGCGAAGTCGAGGCCGGTCATCGGGCCGGCGGCCAGGCCGGCGGCGCGCACGCCGATGATGAAGTACGCGGCCTGGAGGGCGGCGTTCAGCTGCGCGGAGCCCTCACGGACCGGGCGCTCGGCGAAGAACATGTCCTTGGCCTGCGGGAAGTGCGGGAGCAGGGCCGGCAGCTCCTCGTGGAACTCGTTGTCCGCGGAGAGGATCGCGACCAGCGGGGCGGTGCGGGTCTTGGCCTGGTTGCCCTCGGCCATGTGCCGCACCAGGCGCTCGCGGGCCTCGTCGGAGCGGACCAGGGTGATGCGCAGCGGCGACTGGTTGAACGCGGTCGGGCCGAACTTGACCAGGTCGTAGATGGCCTGGACCTGCTCGTCGGTCACCGGCTCGTCGGTGAAGGTGTTGGCGGTCCGGGCCTCGCGGAAGAGGAGGTCCTGGGCGGCGGCGTCAAGGACGAGGGACATGCTGCGTACTCCAAGCAGAGGGGGCCGCCCGGCGGGGATCCGGGCGTTGGGTCGACGGTACGCCCAAGGTAGGTGAAGTTTCAACTACCCCTCCCCAAGTGAAGCGGATAGTGATCCGGTTCACATCGCCGCAGGCTCGCTCGCCCTCTCGCTCACTCGGTGCCGTTCCCGTCGCCTTCCTCCGCCCGCTCGGCGGCCAGCGACGCGTCCAGCCGCGCCCGGGCCCCTTCGAGCCGGCGCCGGCACACCTTCGCCAGCTCCTCGCCGCGCTCCCAGAGCGCCAGCGACTCCTCCAGCGTCGTCCCGCCCGCCTCCAGGCGGCGGACGACCTCGATGAGCTCGTCGCGGGCCTGCTCGTAGCCGAGCGTGTTCTCTTCGGTGTCCGCTTCTGCTGCCATCGATCCGTTCCTTCTGCTGTCTGCTGTCTGCTGTCCTGTGCCGGGCTTCTGCCGTGCCCGGGTTGTCTGTCTGTGGCGTTACGGCGTTACGGCGTGACGGCGCTACGGCGCGGGTCGGGCGGGGTCGTCCGCCCGGCGTACCCGGAACTCGCCCGCCGCCACCCGCGCCCGCAGCTCCTCGCCGTCCGCGACCTCCGCCGGGTCCCGTACCACCGCGCCGTCCGCCCGCTGGAGCACCGCGTACCCCCGCTCCAGCGTCGCCGCCGGCGACAGCGCCCGGACCCGCGCCCGGGTGTGGGACAGCTCCGAGTCGGCCCGGTCGAGCAGATGCCCGAGGGTCCGCCGGCTGCGGGCGAGCAGTGCGTCGACCTCGTCCGCGCGCACCTCGACCATCCGCTGCGGATGCTCCATCACCGGCCGGGCCAGCGCGTGCGCCAGGCCCCGCTCCTCGCGCTCCACCAGACCCCGTACGGTCCGCAGCGCCCGGTCCCGCAGCAGCCGCACCCGCTCCAGCTCCTCGCCCACGTCCGGCACCACCTTCTTGGCGGCGTCCGTCGGCGTCGACGCCCGCAGGTCCGCGACCAGGTCGAGCAGCGGGGAGTCCGGCTCGTGGCCGATCGCGGAGACCACCGGCGTACGGCAGTCGGCGACCGTCCGCACCAGCTGCTCGTCCGAGAACGGCAGCAGGTCCTCGACGCTGCCGCCGCCCCGGGCCACGATGATCACGTCCACGTCGCCGTGCGCGTCCAGCTCCTTCACGGCCTGGACCACCTGCGGTACGGCGCGGACGCCCTGCACCGCCACGTTGCGCACCTCGAAGCGGACGGCGGGCCAGCGGCGCCGCGCGTTCTCCAGGACGTCGCGCTCGGCCGCCGACGCCCGCCCGCAGACCAGGCCGATCAGGCGCGGCAGGAACGGCAGCGGCTTCTTGCGGTTCTGGGCGAACAGGCCCTCGGCGGCGAGCGCGCGCTTGAGCTGTTCGAGCCGGGCCAGCAGCTCGCCGACGCCGACCGGGCGGATCTCCGCCGCGCGCAGCGACAGCTGTCCCCGGGGCGCGTACCACTCCGGCTTGGCGTGCACGACGACCCGCGCGCCCTCCGAGACGACGTCGGCGACGGCGTCGAAGACCTGGCGGTAGCAGGTGACGTTGATGGAGATGTCGTGCGAGGGGTCGCGCAGCGTCAGGAACACCACCCCGGCGCCCGGGCGCCGCGACAACTGCGTGATCTGCCCCTCGACCCAGACCGCCCCGAGCCGGTCGATCCACCCGCCGATGAGCCGGGAGACCTCCCCGACGGGCAGCGGCGTGTCGGCGGACGTGTTCAGAGCCATGCGCCGAGCGTAACGGCCGTCTCGGACAGCGGGGCGGGGTCGGCGGGATCGCCCTCCACGGGTAGGGGCGGCTCGGCCTTCGCGAGCCGGGGGCGGGGAGCCCGGAGCCCGGAGCCTCGGCGTCCGGGAGCCTGCGTCCCGGCGTACGGGGTCCGCGAGCCGGGGTCCGGTGGGCCTCCGGACCCTCACACCTCCCGCCGCGCCCCCTGCACCGCCAGGATCACCAGCCCCACGCCCAGCCACACCACGCCCACCACCTGCGCCGACGGCGACGCCTCCACGATCACCGCGATCAGGATCGCCGCGCCCACCACCGGCGCCACCACGTGCGGCAGCCAGCGCGGCGGCCCCTCCATCCGGCGCACCGCGAACCACCCCACCACGCTCGCGTGCAGCAGGACGAAGGCGGTGAGCGCCCCGACGTTGACCACCGACACCAGCTCGTCGAGCCCGTTGTCCCGGCGCGCCGCCCACACCGCGGCGACCAGCGTGATCGTCGCCGCCACCAGCAGCGCGACCCGTGGCACGCCCCCGTCCGTACGGGCCAGCGCCCGCGGCAGCCGCCGGCCGCGGCCCATCGCGAACAGCAGCCGCGCGCCCGCCGCCTGTCCGGCGAGCGCCGCGAAGGCCGCGCCGATCGCCTTGGACACCGCGACCAGATCGTGCAGCCAGCCGCCCACCGACACGTCGACCGCGTCGTAGAACGCCGCGCCCTGGAGCGCCGGGTTCGCGGCCAGTTCCGCCGAGGTCACCGGTTCGAGCAGCGCCACCAGCCAGGTCTGCGCCACGAACAGCACACCGGCCAGCGCCAGGCAGAACAGCACCGCCCGCGCCACCTTCGCCGAGCCGCCGGTCACCTCCTCGGCGAAGGTCGCGATCGCGTCGAAGCCGAGGTACGACAGGACCGCCACCGACACCGCGCCCAGGACCGCGACCGCCGAGAACCCGTGGTCCCCGACGAGCGGCGACCACCACTCGCGGCGCGCCCCGTCCCGGGCGAGCACGACGATCGCGGACACCATGAAGACCAGCAGCACCACGATCTCCATCGCGAGGACCGCGAAGCCGACCCGGGCCGCCGCCCGTACGCCCCACAGATTGAGCAGCGTGGTGACGACGACCGCGATCCCGGTCCAGAGCCACCGGTCCACCTGCGGCACCAGCGCCTCCATCGCGATGCCCGCGAAGAGATACGCGACGGCCGGGATGAGCAGATAGTCGAGCATCGCCATCCAGCCCGCGACGAAACCGGTGCCCTCGCCCAGCGCCCTCCGCGCATACGCGAAGACCGACCCGGCCTGCGGCACGACCCGCACCATCTGCGCGTAACTGAACGCCGTGAACGCCATCGCGACCGTCGCCACCA contains the following coding sequences:
- a CDS encoding amino acid permease (Amino acid transporters [Aminoacid transport and metabolism]; COG0531;~amino acid permease [Streptomyces cattleya NRRL 8057= DSM46488];~identified by MetaGeneAnnotator; putative), with protein sequence MADPLAPDTPDAPNTPAAEHEQLRRALGFRDLVVYGLLFIAPMAPVGVFGTLDAKSRGAVALVYLVATVAMAFTAFSYAQMVRVVPQAGSVFAYARRALGEGTGFVAGWMAMLDYLLIPAVAYLFAGIAMEALVPQVDRWLWTGIAVVVTTLLNLWGVRAAARVGFAVLAMEIVVLLVFMVSAIVVLARDGARREWWSPLVGDHGFSAVAVLGAVSVAVLSYLGFDAIATFAEEVTGGSAKVARAVLFCLALAGVLFVAQTWLVALLEPVTSAELAANPALQGAAFYDAVDVSVGGWLHDLVAVSKAIGAAFAALAGQAAGARLLFAMGRGRRLPRALARTDGGVPRVALLVAATITLVAAVWAARRDNGLDELVSVVNVGALTAFVLLHASVVGWFAVRRMEGPPRWLPHVVAPVVGAAILIAVIVEASPSAQVVGVVWLGVGLVILAVQGARREV
- a CDS encoding exodeoxyribonuclease VII large subunit (ExoVII_LU_OBF: A subfamily of OB folds corresponding to the N-terminal OB-fold domain of Escherichia coli exodeoxyribonuclease VII (ExoVII) large subunit. E. coli ExoVII is composed of two non-identical subunits. E. coli ExoVII is a...; cd04489;~Exodeoxyribonuclease VII large subunit [Streptomyces venezuelae ATCC10712];~exodeoxyribonuclease VII large subunit; Reviewed; PRK00286;~generic binding surface I;~generic binding surface II;~identified by MetaGeneAnnotator; putative) translates to MALNTSADTPLPVGEVSRLIGGWIDRLGAVWVEGQITQLSRRPGAGVVFLTLRDPSHDISINVTCYRQVFDAVADVVSEGARVVVHAKPEWYAPRGQLSLRAAEIRPVGVGELLARLEQLKRALAAEGLFAQNRKKPLPFLPRLIGLVCGRASAAERDVLENARRRWPAVRFEVRNVAVQGVRAVPQVVQAVKELDAHGDVDVIIVARGGGSVEDLLPFSDEQLVRTVADCRTPVVSAIGHEPDSPLLDLVADLRASTPTDAAKKVVPDVGEELERVRLLRDRALRTVRGLVEREERGLAHALARPVMEHPQRMVEVRADEVDALLARSRRTLGHLLDRADSELSHTRARVRALSPAATLERGYAVLQRADGAVVRDPAEVADGEELRARVAAGEFRVRRADDPARPAP